The Helianthus annuus cultivar XRQ/B chromosome 11, HanXRQr2.0-SUNRISE, whole genome shotgun sequence region CAAAATCAACCTTGAGAAGGAAAACCTTTTTCTTACCTTTACGGCTCCAGTTTAGAATTTCATTAACGATTAATGGACCATCAAGGATTAAACGACCCTTGATGAAAGCTGATTGAGACCCCGAAATGACCGAATCAAGAACAACTTTGAGTCTGTTGGCCAAAATTTTTGAAATTGCCTTGTTTACAACCCCCACCAAACTGATCGGACGATACTCTTTCAAAGATAACGGGTCCGTAACTTTGGGAATCAGGGCTATAAAAGAAGACCCGCAACCCAAATTTATCACCCCATTGACAAAGAACTCCTCCATGATATCAAAGAAATCCGCCTCAAAAAGATTCCAGAACCGCTTGATAAAACGGAAACTAATACCGTCCGGGCCCGGAGCCCGGTCGTCGCCACAGTCAAAAATAGCCCTTTTAATTTCCTCTTTACTGAACCGAGCGTTAAGAAAATCCGCATCCACCTCCGAGATCTTTTTAATATTCGCACAAATAAGACGAGGTCGGTCGACCCAATCTTCTTCAAATTTCCTTTTAAAAaatctgaagatttcttttttaACGAGAGTCGGCTTAGACACCCACGAGCCATTAACCTCCAACCCGTGGATAGAATTGGACGCCTTCCTGCAATTAACCATAGCGTGAAAAAAATTAGTGTTTTCATCCCCTTCCTTGGCCCACTTTATTCTAGACCTTTGCCTCATGTCTCTGCTTTTACGTTCTTCTTCCTCCTTAAGGACTTTCTTACTTTCAAGGAGAATCCACTCCTCATCTTCCGACAGATTCCGCTCGGCCATAATACCTTGTATATTTTCGAGGTCCGAAACCGCAGCCGAAACAAACTCTGAATTTTTTGTTAGCATTTCGTCTCTCCACTTCTTTAACTCGGACCTGAGAATACCCAGCTTTCTCATAAGGCGGACATCCGGAGGACCACAATTACCGGGGTCTTTGCTAAGAGCCGAATGAACAACTTCACAAAAACCCGGCTTGTTAAACCAAGAGTCGAAGATCCGAAACGGTTTAGGGCCAAAATTAGTCGATTCCGTTTTGAGAATTATCGCACAGTGATCAGACAAGAACGACGAGACCGCTTCAACGTCCGCTTCAGGCCACGCATTAAAAAAACTAGAATTCACGAGGAATCTATCCAGTTTGCTTTGTTTACTACCATCAGAAGCCGAAAAAGTGAATTTAGAGCCTCTCATATTATACTCAAGAAGACCCGAATCAAAAATGAAGTTGTTAAAGTTGGTCGCACAGGACAACTTGAAGGTGCAATTCTTCCTTTCTTCGCGAAACCTAACCGCGTTGAAATCACCTGTAACAACACACAATCCATCCCAACCCGAAATCGCTTGAGTCAATTCATCCCACAAGGCCTTCTTAGCCACAACGCTTTGGGGCGCGTAAACATTGAAGACACAAAGGGCCAGACCGCAACCAGTCAGGGTACCCGTAACTTGCAAAAAATTCCTGTTTTTGACCACACCAGACACCCGAAACAACGACAAATCCCAGATACACAGAAGCCCCCCGGATAAACCAATAGAATCGACACTTTCAAAACCAAAATTATTTTTCCCCCAACACCCAGCTAAAACCTCCTTCTTCACCGACACAGATTTGGTTTCTTGAAGAGCTAAAAAACCAATCCTATGTCTAGAAATCTGAGATTTGACCCAACGCTGCTTCTCCATACCCCCAACTCCACGAATATTGAAAGATAAAAAATTCATAATTCAACTCCATTATTACCTGAAGAACCGAAGAAATTGCTGACCTTTTCTAACTTCTGCCCAAAATCAACTCCCACTTGAGCACCAATTCTAATGATGTTGTCGACTTCCTTATTAGGTTCAAAACCTTGATCTGGAGTAGTTCCGGCCAGCCCCTCCGTCTGAATATCCGGCTGCGATGGATCACCCACCTGGACCTCGGAAGACTGCGCACTGGAATTAAGGTCGATATTTTGAAGATTGGTTGTAAAACCTACGAATCCAAAACCAGGGACGTCGTTATCCACTGAATTCCTCGTCCTTTTTTTTGGTCTCAAAGCTTCCGGAGAACTGTTACGTGGGGAGTGGGTCTGGGCTTTTGAACCTTTCTGTCCCAAATTGCTTCTCCTTTTGGGCCGGCCCACTACTTCTCCTGCCCCACTTTTAAAAATTCCAACCACATCTGGACCCACCACTTTAGAGCTTAGCCGACAACCTATGTCGCCGCATAAGCCGTTGTCTCTCTCCTCACCATTTAATGCATCACGTGAAGCCATTTCCCCATGCAAAGGAGAAGGAGCTGCATGGGAATTAGAACAAACCGGAGACTTCTCGACTACCCCTTCATTACCCGACCCTTGACCTTCCACCGGTGAACCACAATCGGAGACCTGCATTCCGACAACCGGAGAAGACTCCGACGATCGATTATCATCTGCTACCGAGTCTAAATCGCGACTAAGACAATCCGGAATCCAATCCTCAAGATCCTCCTCCACCCATATTCTAAAAGATTTGTCTTTCCATTTCAAGACGACCTCATCGTTAATCCTGTTCGATACTCCGACTAACACCCCTACCCTAACAACCGACAGATCACGGTCTTCCTCAAAAGCCTTCGGAACAAACAAAACCTTACCGAAGAGCTCACCAACTTGTGCCATCGTATCTGATTCAAAGAGGTGTAAAGGAATTCCACACAACTTCAGCCAGGCTACCCGTTCAAAGGGGAGCGTTTGACCACTCCATGGATCAAGCTTGTTAAACCACGGGTTCCATAATTCCTTCGAATCCAAAAACCGGTTCCTCGATTCTTCATCATGAAATGAAATAAGCAACGACAGGCCACCGAGGTACTGAACGTTAGCCACAATGACTTTAGCTATTCtcagaagcctgtcgaaatcaacCAGAGTTTCCAAGTTCTTAGTTCTACCCACAAGAGCTAAACCGAAAAGATCCTTGAACGCTCCCGATCTATCTGGAACAACGATCGTCTTCTCTTCCACCCTTTGCCCTATCACTTGTCTGACCGGACCATTACCACCACTGGACGTACCCACCACATCTTTGTAACTTCTAACGTCTCTGACCTTAAAATTGGCCCCACTATTACGCTGGCCTGTAGCCCCGGGATTCTGAACCTTACTTTCCTTCTCAACCGAGCTCCCCGAATTCTCTACGGCAAATCTAGCCACATTAAACTTGAGCTTAAAATTCCCCATCCTAACCCCTCCGAGCATCTTTAACAACTCTGGACAGTCCCTGACCCCTGAGAAAGAAACAAACCCGAATCTGCTCCCTTGCTTATCTCTTTTCCTCGCAACATACGTGCCTGCAATTTCTCCGAGACCCTCCAAACTCCTCCTGAGCTCCCAAGGAGTACACCCTTCTGGGAGGTTCGTAACGAAGAACTTGACAATGTTATCGATCTTCTTCCCCATACCGGCCATGGCGACGACCGTAGGCAGGAGAAAACCAAGCACTCCGGCCGAGACGCGACTCGAAGTAGTGTTAACGGAATTCGAATCGATCTAGCTGAGCCTATACGAGATAGTCGCGACCGATATCAGACCCGCTAAGCCCACCGGAGAAGGACCAGCCGAAGATACTATAACCGAATAAAAAGAACGGGAATCCCGGTCCCGGAGACGGGTGGAAGAACTGTCAGAAATGGGGTTAGAATGAACGGTCGAGCCAAAAGATCGGCGACCCCGCACGCTAACCTATCCCTGAAGTCTTCGTCGAGTCGCCGGCGAACGGAGAAGATTTATTTTGATTGTTAAAAGTTAGCCTCTATTCTTTTTTCGTACTCGGAGGATGCTTTCTCGTCATCATAGATGTTAGACAAGTTGGTAATGTCGAAAATGTGAATAGATGTTAGACAAGTTGGACCGGAGAGCGATTGACATTTGGAGTTTATACTTTATACCTTATCTTATAAAGTCAACTATAGTCAAAGTCAACTCCCAGTCAATATTGCAGGAGTCAAAGTCAACTGCAGGTAATGATCATATataaacttgattcttggttttGGGTTAGTAACTGGATATGTGGATGCAAAACAACAGGATGCAGTCAACTGATGGTCAACAGTCAAGAAAGAATAAGTAAAAGGTAATAAAAAGACCGGTTGTAGCTTTCAAAATTGCTTGCATGCTAAGTAAAGCACACATATGGTAATTAATGAAAACAACTACAAGAAAACATGTGTTACCTTCATGCTGAAAAGAAATATACCTACTGATCAAAGAAACGTATGGGGTATAGTTCTAGCCTGTTTTGCCAAATATGTAAGATCACAATAATAAAGAAGAGAAAATGCATTGTTTCTGCATATACAGAATACAATTATTGTCATGATTCATGATTGTATggagggatgagcatttggtatcgggtaccggtaccgaaccgtaccgggtatattcggtaccggtacccacttttcccgtttttcggtaccggtatttacgggtaaaacaccggtaaaccggtgtattcggtaccggtacccacttttcccgtttttcggtaccggtaccactTCGGTACCGAACGGGTACCATGCTCATCCCTAATTGTACGCATGATACATCATTACATGTTCATGTAGAATTAGTAGATTGCATGATACATGTTCATCTATAGTTAACATGAAATGGCTGAAGAAAGAATAAGTAAAAGGTAATAAACCTTTCTCAAGACTAGTTGGAGCTGTCAAAATTGCTTGCATGCTAACAATTGTATTTTGTTTTCTTTGCAATCAACTTGACCCATTATTACTTTTCGTTAATTCtgatttcttgattctattcATTGGTTGTTTTTTAGATTGAAAAGTTGAACTTAGTTATCAAGGAGCTCGTTAaggaaaaagatgatgaaaaagaaagGTTCAATGGAATTATTGCGGGGTTGTTGtctgaaaaagaaaaatataagGTGGATAAAGATGTTATGCTTGATAGGATGTCACAAATTGAAGCTATGTTAACAGCTACAGTTCGAAGATAGGCTATAAACACTTGGTTTTGAATGTTTAGATGTTTATTTTATTAGGATAATTTTTGTTATTTTAAGTTTTAGTTGGTATTTTTATATGCTTTTGAAAATGAGATGTTTTATATAAATTTTGGATTTTATTAgacttttttttatattatttgtagTTTTAATGATATGTAATTTTGATGACAATAGCAGGGAGAAAAAAATCTGAATTAAAAACCAATATTTCAAACCAAACCAATATTCCAGTAATTAGTAAATGGTAGCAAATAAAGGTAGCAATTGGTGGCAATATTAGTGGCTAAATGGTATGAAAACGCGTCACAACTCGGTGGCAAACAAGGCGGAGCGTAGCAAACATTAAGGGGTGCAAataattttgaccaattttgtggTAGTAAAAATAAGATAGCAAAATATAAAATGGTGGCTATTTGATGACAGTAGGGCAATTGACACGAGTGTTTTTGTCACCGTATTTTCGGTGGCAAACTGGTGACAACAAGTAAATTGCTACCATTTGTAACAAAAAATTACATGACAAAAACCATGTTTTCTAGTAGTGCAAATAAGGTGGCATTTTATGGAGTCTATATATTTACTCTCTAATCCAAAGTCTTAAACCAGCCAAAAATGCTGTACAAACCACAACTCCATCCTCAATCACACCTTCTTTATAAGCATTTAGAATGACTAACAaaacacaatttgtcacaaaaccaTCTATTTAGGCCTTATTCTAGTTTTCTCCCATCCATCCCGATTTCGGATAAATGCATGTGTTATACCACCGCATCTCATTTTCAAAACACATTACAACAATTGTTATGCAAATTCTAGACTAATAAATAACGCAAACTATAATTCATATATTCtaatcttcaatcttccttttAAGATCAAACTCATAAATACGCACTTTGCAATTCCCCAATACATGCCAGATTACCGGAGACATATGTGACTAATGCCCAGTGAACGAATCCAATAAAAGACACAGATATACGAGTCAAATGTGAAGGTGAGATTTCTTTTGTAATTTGCGGCAAGAAGGCCTAAGATCTTAACACTCCTTGTCGATTCAAAAGTCAACAAAGCTCTTCTTAGACCCAATTGCCACCTAGGACATGTAAGCGGCACCAAAATTGGTTTTGCCAGAATCACTCCTTCCAGCCTTATGTAGTTGTGTTCAATGGAGTCCTCCCGGCTCATAACTAAGTTCATGTAATTCTTAAACGTGAATCTTATAATTCATGTAATTCTTAAACGCAGGGCTGGCAATTgggtacctgttaagacacgattaaacctgtttgactgaaaaatacaccctttgacttttttaatttttaaaataattaaaattacaatgttaggatctatcatttatttatctttgtacataaaacataaaactgttttataacatgaggtagaaagtagttaaacgagtcgtaatcatgtttgaaacttatgttgtgcGCGCCGTCAGAAACCTGTTAACCCTattaagacacgatttgccagccttACTTAAACGTTTACCTTAAAAGTTAGCATTATGCATTCAATGATTTAACCAATGTATAAGTGTATAGCCCAATGATGCTAGTATATGTATACTAGAGCCGACCAACATTCTTACCATTTGTTTTCATATCATCAACTCACACAACGTTAGTATCTAGGGAGCTCAACGATACCTAATCAGCTAATCTCCTATGGGTCAAAGGTTTTCTGAGTTTACTCGTAAAAAAATAACGCTACAAGCCGTGGTGGAGGTTGAGCGAATAATCAGTAGGGGCCGGACtcttaaaaatccaatattttacactacaaaaaaaaaattggaaaactTCGGTAAAATTAACACTACGAGCAAAAAAATCAGTGGGGGTCTGGGCATCTCCGGGGCCACCAAGAACCTCCACCACTGGTTTCAAGGGTAGtattacaaaaaaataaaaataaaaaaaataaaataaaatctacttcctttaataaaaacaaaaaacaaaacaaaagccTTAATATTGAAATGTTATAAACGGTCTCGTTTGTCTCCGTGACAAAAGAAGCTTATCTTGTTCATGTTAAGGTGTGAATTTTAAACGTAGAATGAAATTTGTGGGTTTGGGTGATCGAAACCCATAAAGACGTTTAGTTTTTTATTATGTAGAAATAAATTAGTTTTGTTGTAACTTAAGTTGATTTTTTATTCACATGCTAAAATCTAAAAGttttaagagttaattgccattttagtccatgtggtttggcccattttgccagtttagtccaaaggtttcatttttaacatctggatccaaaaatgtttcatcgttgccattttggtccaactgacttaactccatccatatttattaagtctgccaagggcattttagtcattttagcCATAAAGagttaataaaaagaaaaatgaaatgactaaaatacccttggcagacttaacatatatggatggagttaagccagttggaccaaaatggcaacgatgaaacctttttggatccagatgttaaaaatgaaacctttggactaaactggcaaaatgaccccaaaccacagggactaaaatggcaattaactcaagTTTTAAACatgattattttatatatatgcaGGTCTTTTAAAGAACCAAATATTCAATTAACCGTTTGAGGAGAAGTTCGTCTATGTTTGTTTTGGACAATATTTTTTGTTCGTatgttaaacgaacgaacataaacacaTGCCTTAATTGTTCATTAATGTTCGTCAACATTCGTTATGTTTGTTTCGAACAATATTTTTTGTTCATATAGTTAAACGAACATAAAACTTGTCTTATTCGTTCATTCATGTTCGTCAACGTTTATTTACATTCGTTCATGTATGTTTGTTAGTTAATGTTTGTTTTAAGTATGTTAGTTTGTATATTCATTTAAATTATTAGATCACTACAATTTAGCTTGTTTTTTATGAAACTCATGATCTCATCTATAACAATTAGTCTAGTTTTATTAAATTTTTTAGGCACATGTTCAGATTCACTTAATTGGTTTTCGCTCAATTATGTTAGTCTATCAATGTTTAACTCTGTATGTTCGTGAACATTTCGTTTACACTCTTAACATACGAatataaacgaacacgaacacataCATTTCCTTAACGTATGAACAACAAGAAAACTTCGTCATCCGTGTTCGATCGTTTGTTGTTCGTGCGATTCATTTAAGACCTATATACATTTGTATACTttgttgtaaatttgtaattttagCTTATTAACAcgcaaataataaataaaataacatcCAGCTAAAAAGATGTGTTCATGTTGACCTGCGCATACATATATCGTGTTAATGTTCACGTGCCTCACAATCTCACATAACTAGCAAGTTTGAGTCTTTTCATATGGATGCCAAATTTTCGGGTTTGTGTCTGGTTCGAAAAATACTGAAGCGAAAATACAATTTTCATAAAATCTGTATAGCATATCAAACTCATTAGGAGCTTCTTAAGAAGAAATGATGCAAGTTGATCAATTGTTTGGTTATCTTTCTACTTTTCTAGCACGATAAACACTCCGATGCAGATTCGGTTGTGTGAATGAATGACACCAAGAGTGCTCTAATCTCGTCTATAACGATTACAACCATAAACTCGGTTGTGGCCCAAGAAGATTTGGTTTTATGGCTATGGATCTTCAATTAGGGGTTTATAGAAGAGCTTGTATGCCTCCAAGACTTCCAGATACCACATCGCCTCTCGATGGGGAAACGCAGACAGATCGACAATTTTATGAACCTGATATTAATAAGCATAAATGTTACAACTTGTATGTTAACTGCAAGGTTAATTgcccaaaaataaaaaaaataaaaaataggtAACCAACTTTAATCACAATTAAGAGCAAAATATTAAGGTAACAGACTTTCAAACTTTCTTTTATTTATGGGTAAATAGCAAGTTTGACAGAAATGAAGAAACTGATATTACCTATTATTAAAACAAAGTTCAAATATCCTTTCTTTAAGATTGACATATATTCTTATATCCCATTACCAAAGTCTGGAGGGTATCCGACTCTGTAGATACAGGCCTACGTGAACGTATATGTAAACAATCAACATACGATACCTTTCATAGGTAAAAAAAATCGGTTAACCAAAATGGAAACTCGACTAGCCCTTGGTTACTCTTTTATACAATTAGCCCTTGATCAAATTGTAAATTTCATTGTACAAGGAGGTCACCCCACtattaaaaatacttttacaGAGCATTCTCATCCGAGTCTCTATCTTCATCTATATATTTTAACTAAAAAACACTATTTTCTCTGaactttgtttattttttaaaacatctgACTCTCCATCTCTATATCTACTTAACACAAACATTTATTTTACTATTTTCTCGGTTTTATACACTCACAATAATATATAGATTTATGAATAGTAAGCCTATAAATACAGAGGTTCACTTTACTTGTTTTCTCTATTTTATCCAATGTAGATGCTCCAAATATGTATACACACATAATTCTATTATGAGGAAGATGACTTCAAATCCACATTTTCAGTACACTAGTATGAATCACATAAAAACATTTTTGCTTATAACATCATATCCACattttctgtaaatcaacacgaAACAAATAAACAGCGCATATTAAGTTTAAGACACTACAAACCAAAAATACGACCCGTTGAAGTTCAAGACTCAATATTGACATGGGTACATCAGTACATGTGCATTTTCTTTGTTTctgtgtagtttttttttttttttattacttgATTTATCCAGGACTTGTTGCTAACTTACCAAAAACACTTCTAGAATTGGATAAATACTTCTTATAACTCCATGTAACGATAAAAAAATAAAAGGTTTCCACGACAAGTTATACTCTTTTGTAACTGTGGTCATATTGATAAAAGGTTGATTAACATGCCAATCATAAACAACGGATGTAAACATTGACTTTTGAAAATGATTATCTAATCAGCATCTAGTGTTTGGAAGATAAGAGAAACTGATCCTAATTATTTAAGTGTGAAACAATCAGTTCTGGATGATCATACAGAATCAGAATATAACAAACACTCATACAGATGATTAATCTAATTATCACAGCCAATTTATAACCAGTGATTTCATCATAATCATTTTCAAAAGGCAATGCAGATGGCTCCTAGGCGGggcttggttttaaaaagtgaAAGCGCATAAAAGCGACAAGGTCTAAAACAGAGGCACGAAGCGCCAAGCGCACCATTTTTCGTACCCGGGGCACAAATAATTATACAATTTTTTATATACTTCCTATAGGTTTCTAGCATCATTTACCCAATATTTAGACACCAAtaagctttatatatgttttaatattGAAATTGAAATTATGTACAATTTGAAAAGCATGTTGTACAACAATCTGTTGCACAAAATTATTGGAAAGACATGAGGTGCGCGCCTCAAGGTCAACTTTTTGCCATAAAAACGCGCCTCAGGTGTGCTTGTGTAGGGTGAAGGGCCGAGGCCTTTGCCTTAGGGCGCCTCTGGCgcacttttttaaaccaagaGGCAGGGGTGTTCCTTAACCGCTTGAAGCAATCGAACCACCCAAATCGAAAAAAGCCGGCGGGTTTGAAACATATGGTCCAGTTTATGGTTTGGAACTTGGAACCAGCAGTGTAAACCGAACCAGCAATatttaattattttgttttaCGAATAAAAAGTTATATGCATTTAAATGACTTTTCTTTTCCTAAAACCGAAAAAAACCTACAAATCAAACCGTGAAAACCGGTGGTTCAGTTTGTATTTTTCCAAAACCGTAGTTCCAATGCCAAAACAGGGGGTGTCTGGGATTCCTTGTTTTCATCGACTTATAACTTATtaactttttgaaaagttaaaaacgACTTAAAATCTGTTTTGGATTGCTTGTGTTGTGAGTGAAGAAGTTAATAACTCACAATTTCTGACTTATTGACTTTTTAGAGAAGTTAAAAAGGACTTctaaggaatcccaaacaccggCCATTCGTCAAAACCGACTGAATCGGACCGTGAACACCCTAGTAGTCCTAGATACTAATTATCACTACAAGAGAATCCAATAACAAAATCAATGTGAATTATAATGCAATTAAATGATTAATTAACCTAATTTACCTTTATCAGAGGGAGATCATCATCACGGATAACACATCCTCCAACAACCATCACATATGCACCTGCAAAACAACCAAAACAATACAATTTCAAATACAATAACATAAAACTTCATTATCATTATCTAGGGTTTCAAACAAACAATGACCTAATTTCCAATCGCGATTAATAAAATCACGAGACGCAACGAGTTCAACGACGCCGGTGCCATCATCGACGAGGAAACGGCCGTCGGCGGTGGACGGTAGCGAGATTATTACGCCCTGAATCACATTCAATCGACGGTGAGATTCcaaaaaaaatgaaaaggtttacgTTGTGTGTGTGTGCGGATGAACAGGTGGTGGCGCGTGAGAATGTACCTGTAGCCACGCGCGTTGGAAGAGGATGGGGCCGTATGAGATGGAGGATTGGGATGAGTCGTGAGTCGGACGCGCCGCCTTTAACTGGATGCATAATAGTTTTAGTGCCGCTAGAGTGTAGTCCATTATTCTTGCTGTACGACGTCGTTCACGATGGAACGGTTATATTCATGAATTGATTGTTCCAATGGCTCGAAATCAATTATAATTTAAACTAGTAGGATGGTTTTCTTGTCCGTGCGTCCGGCAGAAATTCAATCGTTATCAGTCTCATTGGTTGTGAAAACTGAAAACGGCACTCACAGTAGCAACTATAAAAGAAAAAGAAGACAATGATATGCTTAAAAAGATTTCAATTATATTGgtcgaaaacaataaaaacgaataTTGGTAGCGTTTTAGTTTAGTCTGAACTGGTTCATTTCGTCAAGACACAAGCATCGTATTGACATTCATATAGTCAATGATACCAAAGAACGGTGTattttgaatatccaacaaaaTTTACGTCAGTTGATCgagaaaaaaacaaaaccaaattcatttttttaattaatgaaCATGATTTAAACATTTAATCTCTTTAATACAGTTAATTTTAACCTAGTATCGTATATATTATCAAAAACTCAACTAAATGTATATCGTTTCAAGTTTTTTATAGTTTGAAAAAATATTTtgtattatattttttaatattatgcATATGCAAACGGGTATAATAAGACATATATCATCTACTAACATATATCATGTAAGAAAccaaatgaaaaatgaaaaattgtAATTGATATCAAATATTTGTTATATGTATGTTTAAAATGTTTCGAGTTTTTTCTATCATACTATATATTCATTCAGCAA contains the following coding sequences:
- the LOC110890944 gene encoding recQ-mediated genome instability protein 2, which codes for MDYTLAALKLLCIQLKAARPTHDSSQSSISYGPILFQRAWLQGVIISLPSTADGRFLVDDGTGVVELVASRDFINRDWKLGAYVMVVGGCVIRDDDLPLIKVHKIVDLSAFPHREAMWYLEVLEAYKLFYKPLIEDP